Part of the Methylovirgula sp. 4M-Z18 genome is shown below.
ACTCTGCATCTTTTCGGCTATCTGGAGCGCAGGGGCGACCATACGATGGACGCGATGGCGCAGCACCCGGTGATGCGGCGCTGGTGGGATCATATGAAGGACATCATGCGCGCCAACCCAGACGGTTCGCCCGTGGCTGAGCCGCTGCAAGACATGTTCCATCTGCCGTGAGCGTCGAGCCTAAAATGACGACGGCAGTGCTCGATATCGGCAAGACCAATGTCAAGCTCGTGGTGCTCGACGCCGCTGGCGCAACGCTGTTCGAGCGGCGCCGGCCGAATAGCGTTCTGCCGGGCCCGCCCTATCCGCATTTCGACATCGAGGCGATCTGGAGCTTCGTCGTCGCGGCGCTGCGCGATGCCGCGCGAACGGCGCCGATCGATACGATCGTCACCACGACCCATGGCGCTTCGGGCGCCTTGGTGAACGAGGCCGGCTTGGTTCTGCCCGTGCTCGATTATGAATATCCGGCGCCGTTCGAGGAGAATTTCGGTTACGCGGCCGTTCGCGCGCCGTTTGCCGAAACCCTGTCGCCGGTCTCGCCAGGCGGACTGAATTTGGGCCGGCAAATCTATTGGCAAAGCCGCAAGTTCCCGGGCGACTTTGCCCGTACCAAATGGATCCTCACCTATCCGCAATATTGGTCTTGGCGGCTCAGCGGGATCGCGGCGGCCGAGGTCACGTCGCTCGGCGCGCACACCGATCTGTGGCGCCCGCTCGCGCGCGATTATTCGAGCCTCGTCGATCGCGAGAGTTGGCGTGCCTTGTTCCCGCCGCTGCGACCGGCCTATGCGGTGCTCGGTCCGGTGAAACCCGAGATCGCCCAGGCCACAGGCCTTTCCCCGCAATGTCAGATCATCTGCGGCATTCACGA
Proteins encoded:
- the rhaM gene encoding L-rhamnose mutarotase, whose product is MDGMERFAFVMYLNPGCEAEYRRRHDALWPELASLLRDSGISNYSIFLDPKTLHLFGYLERRGDHTMDAMAQHPVMRRWWDHMKDIMRANPDGSPVAEPLQDMFHLP
- a CDS encoding FGGY-family carbohydrate kinase, which produces MTTAVLDIGKTNVKLVVLDAAGATLFERRRPNSVLPGPPYPHFDIEAIWSFVVAALRDAARTAPIDTIVTTTHGASGALVNEAGLVLPVLDYEYPAPFEENFGYAAVRAPFAETLSPVSPGGLNLGRQIYWQSRKFPGDFARTKWILTYPQYWSWRLSGIAAAEVTSLGAHTDLWRPLARDYSSLVDRESWRALFPPLRPAYAVLGPVKPEIAQATGLSPQCQIICGIHDSNASLVPHLVSRAAPFTVISTGTWVIIFGVGAEPEVLDESRDVLANVDVNGKATICARFMGGRDHEMLVPAASAPATMRDVEAIMAAEVFALPSFSGPCGPFPKAQGQVIGALPSMPGAPAALAALYLALMSDACLRMIGAKGDLIVEGALAANHVYAAILAALRPGQSVFVSNDATGTSHGAALLRDWSAAHAAPDVHRIIPAELPGLVAYKAAWDRHI